The Streptomyces capitiformicae genome contains the following window.
AGGCCACCGCGCTCACCAAGCAGGGGCGGCTCGCCGTCTACCCGTCCAGCCGGGGCCAGGAGGCCTGCCAGGTCGGCGCTGTGCTCGCGCTGCGCCCGGACGACTGGCTGTTCCCGACCTACCGGGACTCCGTCGCCCTGGTCACCCGAGGTGTCGACCCGGTCGAGGTGCTCACCCTGCTGCGCGGCGACTGGCACTGCGGCTACGACCCGGCCGCCACCCGCGTCGCCCCCCAGTGCACCCCGCTGGCCACCCAGGTGCTGCACGCCACCGGCATGGCGGAGGCGCAGCGCCGCAAGGGCGAGGACGGCGTGGCGATGGCTTTGATCGGCGACGGTGCCACCAGCGAGGGCGACTTCCACGAGGCGCTGAACTTCGCGGCCGTCCTCCGCGCGCCGGTCGTCTTCTTCGTCCAGAACAACAAGTACGCGATCTCCGTCCCCCTGGCCCGGCAGACCGCGGCGCCCGCCCTCGCCTACAAGGGCATCGGCTACGGGGTGCGCTCCGAGCAGGTCGACGGCAACGACCTGGTCGCCGTGCTCGCGGTGCTCACCGACGCCGTCGCGCACGCCCGCGCCGGGCACGGTCCGGTGCTGGTCGAGGCGCACACCTACCGCATGGACGCGCACACCAACGCCGACGACGCGACCCGCTACCGCGACGCCGAGGAGGTCGAGCGCTGGGGCGCCGCGGACCCCCTCAGCCGGCTGGAGGCACACCTGCGGGCCCGTGGCGCCCTGACCGACGCCGACGCGGCGGCGGCACGGGAGGAGGCGGAAGCCCTGGCCGCGGACCTGCGCACCCGCATGAACGCGGACACCACCGCCGACCCGATGGAGCTGTTCGACCACGTCTACGCCGAGCCCACCCCGCAACTGCTGGAGCAGCGCGCCCAGTTGGCGGCCGAGCTCGCCGAGACCGCCCCGACTCAGGAGGACTGACCCATGGCCGAGACCACCCAGGCCACCAAGGTCACGATGGCGCAGGCGCTGAACACCGCGCTGCGCGACGCACTGCGCGAGGACGACCGCGTGCTCGTCTTCGGCGAGGACGTCGGCCCGCTCGGCGGCGTCTTCCGCATCACCGACGGACTGACCCGCGACTTCGGCGAGGAGAGGTGTTTCGACACCCCGCTCGCCGAGGCCGGCATCGTCGGACTCGCCGTCGGCATGGCGATGGGCGGCTTCCGGCCCGTGGTGGAGATGCAGTTCGACGCCTTCGCCTACCCGGCGTTCGAGCAGATCGCCTCCCACGTCGCCAAGCTGCGCAACCGGACCCGGGGACGGCTCTCGCTGCCGATGGTGATCCGCGTGCCGTACGCGGGCGGGATCGGCGGAGTCGAGCACCACTGCGACTCCAGCGAGGCGTACTACGCGCACACCCCCGGCCTGAAGGTCGTCACCCCGGCGACGGCCGAGGACGCGTACTGGCTGCTGCGCGACGCGATCGCCGACCCCGACCCGGTGGTCTTCCTGGAGCCGAAGAAGCTCTACTGGTCGAGGGAGGACACCGACCTGGAGCGGCGCTCGGCGCCGCCGTTCGGGCGGGCCGCCGTACGGCGGGAGGGCCGTGACGCCACGGTCGTCGCGTACGGGCCGTCGGTTCCGGTGGCGCTGGCCGCGGCCGAGGCCGCGGCGGCCGAGGGCATCGAGCTGGAGGTCGTCGACCTGCGCACGATCGTCCCCTTCGACGACGAGACGGTGACGGCTTCCGTCCGGCGGACCGGGCGCTGTCTGGTCGTGCAGGAGGCCCAGGGTTTCGCCGGGGTCGGGGCGGAGATCGCCGCGCGCGTCCAGGAACGCTGCTTCCACTCGCTGGCCGCACCCGTCCTGCGAGTGGCCGGCTTCGACATCCCTTATCCGCCACCGAAGCTGGAGCACGCCCATCTGCCCGGTGTCGACCGGATCCTCGACGCCGTCGACCGCCTTCAGCTCGACGACGAGCCGGACACCCGGCATCTGCTGAAGGGAGCGGTCGCATGACCACCGCAACGCGCCTGGAGCAGCTGTTCCGGCTGCCCGACCTCGGCGAAGGGCTGACCGAGGCGGAGATCGTCGAGTGGAAGGTCGCCGTCGGTGACACCGTGACCGTCGACCAGGTCGTGGTCGAGGTCGAGACCGCCAAGGCCGCGGTCGAGGTGCCGGTCCCGTACGCGGGCACCGTGCTCCGGCTGCACGCGGAGGCGGGCACGGCGCTGCCGGTGGGGGAGCCGCTGATCACCGTGGGGGCGGGCGCCCCCGCCGGGGCCGACGGGTCCGCCGGCGGGCCCCGGCCCGAGGACGCGGGTGGCGCACCGGAGCCGGTGGTGCCGGCCGACGCGGCGGCGGAGCGTTACCGGGAGGAGGAACAGGCCGGATCCGGCAATGTGCTGATCGGCTACGGCACCGGCCACGGCCCGACGACCTCGCGCCGCCGCCGTCGGCGCGCCGCCGCGGCAGCGGGCCCGTCCGCGAGCGCCGCGTCTGCCGGGGCCGCCGGGAGTGCCAGTGCCGTGCCGCGATCCGGCGCCGTCGACAGTGCCGCACGGGCGGGCGGCGCCGTATCCGCGTCGCATGCCGCACCCGACACCTCGGCCGCCACCGCCACCGCATCGCACGCCCCCCGGGTGATCTCGCCCCTCGTACGGAGGATGGCCCGGGACCACGGCGTCGACCTCGCCGGTGTGTCACCGTCCGGCCCGGCGGGAGTCGTCCTCAGAAGGGACGTCGAGCAGGCCATCGCCCGGGCCGGGCAGACCGCGAGCCCGAGCCCGGCCGACAAGGCAGCGGCCCCCGCCCCCGCACCGCAGGAGCCGACCACGGCGGCCGGCCCCGAGCGCATCCCCCTGCGCGGAGTCCGCCGCGCCGTCGCCGACAAGCTCTCCCGCAGCCGGACCGAGATCCCCGACGCCACCACCTGGGTCGACGTGGACGCGACCGGGCTGCTCGAGGCCAAGAAGGCGCTGGAGTCCGCCGGAACCGGCACCCGCATCGGCCTGCTGGCGCTGTTCGCCCGCATCTGTGTCGCCGGACTGCGTCGCTTCCCCGAGCTGAACTCCACGGTCGACACCGAGCGCCGGGAGATCCTCCGCTACGACGAGGTGCACCTGGGCTTCGCCGCCCAGACCGAACGCGGGCTGGTCGTCCCGGTCGTCCGCGACGCCCACCTCATGACGACCGTCCAACTGGCCGCCGAACTCGCCAGGTTGACCGATCTCGCCCGCGGCGGGAACCTGCCGCCGCACGCGCTGACCGGAGGCACCTTCACCCTCAACAACTACGGGGTGTTCGGCGTCGACGGATCCACACCGATCATCAACCACCCGGAGGCCGCCCTCCTCGGCGTGGGCCGCCTCGTCGACAAACCCTGGGTGGTGGACGGCCAGTTGACGGTCCGCAAGGTCACACAGCTCTCCTTCAGCTTCGACCACAGGGTCTGCGACGGCGGAGTGGCCGGTGGCTTCCTGCGCTTCGTGGCCGACTGCGTGGAGCGCCCGGCGATCCTGCTCGCGGACGTGTGATCCGCCGACCTCACCCGTCGGACCTCGGCTCAGCCCATCGATCCCCAGCTCAGCCCGTCACCGGTCAGTCCCTGACCCCCATGCCTCCCGCGTATCCGCCCCCGGGCGGACCGCACCCACCGACCTACCGAATGTTCGGCCAGGAGTTCCCGATGTCCACCGACTTCTACGCCCGCCACGCGGACCTGCTCCAGCAGGCCGTGGAGCACGCCGCCGGCCGCGGCTACTGGACGCCGTACCCGGAGACACCCAGCACCTCCGTCTACGGAACCGACGCGCCCCAGCAGGGCGAGGCCGCCTTCCGCGCCCTCCTCGGCAACCCCTTCCCTCTCGAAGGACACCCCACCGCCGGCACCGTCCCCGCCACCGAGTTCTCGCCCTACGGCTTCCCACTCGGCGTCAGCTACCCCTACCTCGCACCCGACACGGCCGTCGCCACGGCCAAGGCCGCCGCCACGGCATGGCGCGCCGCGAGCCCCGACACCCGGGCCGGAGTCGCGGCCGAGATCCTGGCCCGGCTGAACGCGGCGAGCTTCGAGATCGCGCACGCCGTCCAGCACACCACCGGCCAGCCGTTCGTGATGGCCTTCCAGGCCGGCGGCCCGCACGCCCAGGACCGCGGGCTCGAAGCGGTGGCGTACGCCTGGTACGAGCAGAAGCGCCACCCGGCCACCGCCCGCTGGAGCAAGCCGCAGCGCAGGGGCGGCCCGCTCGCCATGGACAAGACCTTCACCCCGGTCGGACGCGGCGTCGCCGTGCTGATCGCCTGCAACACCTTCCCCACCTGGAACGGCTACCCGGGCTTGTTCGCGAGCCTGGTCACCGGAAACCCGGTGATCGTCAAGCCGCATCGGCGGGCCGTGCTGCCGCTGGCCATCACGATGCGCATCGCCCGTGAGGTCCTGGGGGAGGCCGGATTCGACCCGGACGTGGTACTGCTCGCCGCCCAGCGCCCCGACGAGCGCACCGCCACCGCCCTGGCCACGCACCCCGATGTGCGCATCGTGGACTTCACCGGGTCCAGCGAGTTCGGCGACTGGCTGGAGACCAACGCCCGCCAGGCCACCGTGCACACCGAGAAGGCCGGACTGAACACCGTCCTCGTCGACTCCACCGACGACTACGCGGGACTGCTGCGCAACCTGGCCTTCTCGCTCGCCCTCTACAGCGGCCAGATGTGCACCACCCCGCAGAACATCCTGGTCCCGCGCGAGGGCTTCCCCACCGACCAGGGGCCGCGCACGGCCGACGAGTTCGCCACCGACCTGGGTACGGCGCTGGACAAGCTGCTCGGCGACCCCGCGCGTGCCGCCGGCACCCTGGGCGCGATCGTGAACGAGGGCGTCCTGAACCGGCTGGAGGAGGCGGCGACGGTCCTCAGCGGCCGTATCGCGCACCCCTCCCGGGAGCTGGCGCACCCCGAGCACCCCGACGCGGTCGTCCGCACCCCGCTGGTCGCCCGGCTCGACGCCGGGACCGACGAGAAGACGTACACCAGCGAGTGGTTCGGACCGGTCTCGTTCGTCATCGGCACCGACTCCACCGCGCACGGCCTGCGGCTCCTGCACGAAACCGTCCGGCGGTACGGCGCGCTGACCGCCTCCGTGTACACCACCGACGACGATGTGCTGGACGCGGCCCGCGACACCGCTCTGGACGCGGGCGTGCACCTGTCGGAGAACCTGACCGGCGCCGTCTTCGTCAACCAGTCCGCCGCCTTCAGCGACTTCCACGGCACTGCGGCCAACCCCGCCGCCAACGCGGCCCTCACCGACCCGGCCTTTGTCACCGGCCGTTTCTCGGTGGTCCAGTCCCGCCGCCACGCCCCCGCCGAGGAGTCCGCCCGTGTCTGACGACGTCTTCCTGATCGACGGCGCGCGCACCCCGCAGGGCCGCTACGGCGGCGTACTGGCCTCCGTGCGTCCCGACGACCTGGCCGCCCTGGTGGTGGGTGAGGCCGTGCGCCGCGCGGGGATCCCGCCCGAGGCTGTGGACGAGGTGGTCCTCGGGGCCGCCAACCAGGCCGGTGAGGACAACCGGGACGTGGCGCGCATGGCCGTGCTGCTGGCGGGGCTGCCGCACACCGTCCCCGGCTACACGGTCAACCGGCTCTGCGCCTCCGGGCTGACCGCGGTCGCGAGTGCCGCCCAGGCGATCCGGTCCGGGGAAGCGGACCTGGTGGTCGCGGGCGGGGTGGAGTCCATGACCCGCGCCCCCTGGGTGATGGCCAAGCCAGGCACCCCCTGGGCCAAGCCGGGGGAGGTGCACGACACCTCACTGGGCTGGCGCTTCACCAATCCGCGCTTCGCCGCCGCCGACCGGGCCGTGCCCGCGGGGGCCGGTCCCGAGACGGTCAAGGTGACCCTCGCGATGGGGGAGACGGCCGAGGAGGTCGCGGCCCTGGACGGCATCACCCGTGCCGAGTCCGACGCGTTCGCGTTGCGCAGTCACCAGCGGGCCGTGGCGGCGCGGGAGGCGGGGCGCTTCGACCGCGAGATCGTGCCGGTCCCGGTGAAGGACGGAGAGGTCACCCGCGACGAGGGGCCGCGTCCCGGCACGACGCTGGAGAAGCTCGGTGCTCTGCGGACCATCTTCCGCAAGGACGGCATCGTCACCGCCGGTTCCTCCTCGCCGCTGTCGGACGGTGCCGCCGCGCTGGTGGTCGCGAGCGCCGAGGCGGTGGAGCGGTACGGGCTCACCCCGCGGGCACGGATCGTCACGTCCGCGTCGGCCGGCGTCCAGCCCAACATCATGGGCCTCGGCCCGGTGCCCGCCACACAGAAGGCCCTGGCCCGCGCCGGATGGCAGGCCGGGGATGTGGACGCGGTTGAGCTGAACGAGGCGTTCGCCGCCCAGGCGCTGGCTGTCATACGCCGTCTCAAGCTCGACGAGGAGAGGGTCAACGCCGACGGCGGCGCCATCGCGCTCGGCCATCCCCTCGGCTGCTCCGGTGCCCGCATCCTGCTGACACTGCTCGGCCGGCTGGAGCGCGAGGACGCCCGCCGGGGCCTGGCGACGCTGTGCGTGGGAGTCGGCCAGGGCGTCGCCATGCTCGTGGAGCGGGTGTGAGCACCGCCTACGAGACGCTGCTCGTCGAGGAGCGAGAAGACCGGGTCGTCGTCACCCTGCACCGGCCCGAGGCCCGCAACGCCATCAGCGGCCGCATGATCGCCGAACTGCACGAGGTGTGCGGGCTGCTGGAAGCCGATCCGAAGCTGCTGCTGCTCACCGGGCACGGCGGTGTCTTCGCGGGCGGCGCCGACATCGCCGAACTGCTGCGGCGCGGCCGCGACGAAGCTCTGCAGGGCATCAACAGCCGTCTGTTCGAGCGGGTGCGCAGACTCCCCATGCCCACGCTGGCCGCCGTCGACGGCTGGGCGCTGGGCGGCGGCGCCGAACTGCCGTACGCCTGCGACCTGCGCATCGCCGGTCCGGACGCCGTCTTCGGCAACCCCGAGCCGGGGCTCGGCATCCTCGCCGCGGCCGGGGCCTGCTGGCGGCTGCCCGAGCTGGTCGGCGAGTCGATCGCCAAGCAGGTGCTGCTCGCCGGGCGGAACCTCGACGCGGCCGCGGCACTGGCGGCCGGGCTGGTCATCGACGTCGTACCGGCCGAGAAGCTGCTGGACGAGGCACACGCCCTGCTCGACCGCATGGCACGCTCCTCCGCCACCGCCCTGCGGCTGACGAAACTCGTCGTCGACGCACCCGGCGCCCACCCGGTCGCCGACGACCTGGCCCAGGCCGTGCTGTTCGAGGGACAGGACAAGAAGGACCGCATGACACGCTTCCTGGAGAAGAGGAGCCGGGCATGACCTCAGCACCCGCAGTCGTCGGGGTGATCGGCGGCGGCCGCATGGGCGCCGGTATCGCACAGTCCTTCGCGACGGCCGGTTCGGCCGTGACCGTCGTGGAGAGCGGCGAGCAGGCCGCGGCCGCGGCACTGGACCGCGTCGCCGCCGGACTGAAGAGAGCAGCCGAACGCGGCGCACTCGCTGAGCCCGCGGAGGAGGTGCTGGCCCGGGTGACGACGGTTCCGTCCGTCGACGCCCTGCCCTCGCACGCCGACCTGGTCGTCGAGGCCGTCCCCGAGGACGCCGCGCTCAAGGCCCGGCTCCTCGCCGCCGCCGAGCAGGCGGTGAGCCCCGGCACGGTACTGGCCAGCAACACCAGTTCCCTGTCGGTCACCGATCTCGCCGCCGCCCTCACCCGCCCG
Protein-coding sequences here:
- a CDS encoding thiolase family protein — protein: MSDDVFLIDGARTPQGRYGGVLASVRPDDLAALVVGEAVRRAGIPPEAVDEVVLGAANQAGEDNRDVARMAVLLAGLPHTVPGYTVNRLCASGLTAVASAAQAIRSGEADLVVAGGVESMTRAPWVMAKPGTPWAKPGEVHDTSLGWRFTNPRFAAADRAVPAGAGPETVKVTLAMGETAEEVAALDGITRAESDAFALRSHQRAVAAREAGRFDREIVPVPVKDGEVTRDEGPRPGTTLEKLGALRTIFRKDGIVTAGSSSPLSDGAAALVVASAEAVERYGLTPRARIVTSASAGVQPNIMGLGPVPATQKALARAGWQAGDVDAVELNEAFAAQALAVIRRLKLDEERVNADGGAIALGHPLGCSGARILLTLLGRLEREDARRGLATLCVGVGQGVAMLVERV
- a CDS encoding enoyl-CoA hydratase/isomerase family protein, giving the protein MSTAYETLLVEEREDRVVVTLHRPEARNAISGRMIAELHEVCGLLEADPKLLLLTGHGGVFAGGADIAELLRRGRDEALQGINSRLFERVRRLPMPTLAAVDGWALGGGAELPYACDLRIAGPDAVFGNPEPGLGILAAAGACWRLPELVGESIAKQVLLAGRNLDAAAALAAGLVIDVVPAEKLLDEAHALLDRMARSSATALRLTKLVVDAPGAHPVADDLAQAVLFEGQDKKDRMTRFLEKRSRA
- a CDS encoding dihydrolipoamide acetyltransferase family protein → MTTATRLEQLFRLPDLGEGLTEAEIVEWKVAVGDTVTVDQVVVEVETAKAAVEVPVPYAGTVLRLHAEAGTALPVGEPLITVGAGAPAGADGSAGGPRPEDAGGAPEPVVPADAAAERYREEEQAGSGNVLIGYGTGHGPTTSRRRRRRAAAAAGPSASAASAGAAGSASAVPRSGAVDSAARAGGAVSASHAAPDTSAATATASHAPRVISPLVRRMARDHGVDLAGVSPSGPAGVVLRRDVEQAIARAGQTASPSPADKAAAPAPAPQEPTTAAGPERIPLRGVRRAVADKLSRSRTEIPDATTWVDVDATGLLEAKKALESAGTGTRIGLLALFARICVAGLRRFPELNSTVDTERREILRYDEVHLGFAAQTERGLVVPVVRDAHLMTTVQLAAELARLTDLARGGNLPPHALTGGTFTLNNYGVFGVDGSTPIINHPEAALLGVGRLVDKPWVVDGQLTVRKVTQLSFSFDHRVCDGGVAGGFLRFVADCVERPAILLADV
- the paaN gene encoding phenylacetic acid degradation protein PaaN gives rise to the protein MSTDFYARHADLLQQAVEHAAGRGYWTPYPETPSTSVYGTDAPQQGEAAFRALLGNPFPLEGHPTAGTVPATEFSPYGFPLGVSYPYLAPDTAVATAKAAATAWRAASPDTRAGVAAEILARLNAASFEIAHAVQHTTGQPFVMAFQAGGPHAQDRGLEAVAYAWYEQKRHPATARWSKPQRRGGPLAMDKTFTPVGRGVAVLIACNTFPTWNGYPGLFASLVTGNPVIVKPHRRAVLPLAITMRIAREVLGEAGFDPDVVLLAAQRPDERTATALATHPDVRIVDFTGSSEFGDWLETNARQATVHTEKAGLNTVLVDSTDDYAGLLRNLAFSLALYSGQMCTTPQNILVPREGFPTDQGPRTADEFATDLGTALDKLLGDPARAAGTLGAIVNEGVLNRLEEAATVLSGRIAHPSRELAHPEHPDAVVRTPLVARLDAGTDEKTYTSEWFGPVSFVIGTDSTAHGLRLLHETVRRYGALTASVYTTDDDVLDAARDTALDAGVHLSENLTGAVFVNQSAAFSDFHGTAANPAANAALTDPAFVTGRFSVVQSRRHAPAEESARV
- the pdhA gene encoding pyruvate dehydrogenase (acetyl-transferring) E1 component subunit alpha, which translates into the protein MSVKSLRQTVQGLLPSLTPVRFVAEDGTRVAKPPAGYREPSVEALREAYRRMVLGRRFDTQATALTKQGRLAVYPSSRGQEACQVGAVLALRPDDWLFPTYRDSVALVTRGVDPVEVLTLLRGDWHCGYDPAATRVAPQCTPLATQVLHATGMAEAQRRKGEDGVAMALIGDGATSEGDFHEALNFAAVLRAPVVFFVQNNKYAISVPLARQTAAPALAYKGIGYGVRSEQVDGNDLVAVLAVLTDAVAHARAGHGPVLVEAHTYRMDAHTNADDATRYRDAEEVERWGAADPLSRLEAHLRARGALTDADAAAAREEAEALAADLRTRMNADTTADPMELFDHVYAEPTPQLLEQRAQLAAELAETAPTQED
- a CDS encoding alpha-ketoacid dehydrogenase subunit beta, with amino-acid sequence MAETTQATKVTMAQALNTALRDALREDDRVLVFGEDVGPLGGVFRITDGLTRDFGEERCFDTPLAEAGIVGLAVGMAMGGFRPVVEMQFDAFAYPAFEQIASHVAKLRNRTRGRLSLPMVIRVPYAGGIGGVEHHCDSSEAYYAHTPGLKVVTPATAEDAYWLLRDAIADPDPVVFLEPKKLYWSREDTDLERRSAPPFGRAAVRREGRDATVVAYGPSVPVALAAAEAAAAEGIELEVVDLRTIVPFDDETVTASVRRTGRCLVVQEAQGFAGVGAEIAARVQERCFHSLAAPVLRVAGFDIPYPPPKLEHAHLPGVDRILDAVDRLQLDDEPDTRHLLKGAVA